A window of Desulfovibrio sp. UIB00 genomic DNA:
CGTTGTTGCGGCCAACCCGGCCTACAAGATTACGGAAATGGCCGAAGCTGACCGCTGCTGCGGCTGCGGCGGATCGTTCAACCTCTTCCACTACGACTATTCGCGCAAGATCGGCCAGCGCAAGCGCAACAATGTGGTAGCCTCCGGAGCCAAGATTGTGGCCGCCGGTTGCCCTGCCTGCATGATGCAGCTTGAGGACGTGCTTTCGCACAACCACGACTCCGTGCGCGTCAAGCACACTGTGGAGTTGTACGCTGAAAGCCTGAAGTAACATGTGAGCGCGGCGGGGGACTGTGGTTCCTCCGCCGCGTTTATCAACCCGGCGGTTATTCTGCCAGAATGCCCATCTGAAGAAGAGCCGTGGGGTTTTGTTTCTGAAGCTATGGGCGTGTTACGCCGTTCGCAGGAATATGAGCGCAAACAATGGCAGCGGGTGAATCCGGCCCTCTGCACACTACTTTTCGCGGCGAAGCTGCATGGTTCAAGAACCCGGCGTGTTTTGAAAAAGGAGTTGTTTATGACACATCAGGAATTGGTAGAAGCCTTTTCCGCCAAGGCTGCGGCTGTTACCGCCGTAGTGCAGGAAGTGCCCAACATGGCAGCCGCCTTGCAGTATGTTGTGGACGTTTGCGCCAACAAGGCTCCCGCAGAGCTTTTGGCTGACGAACCCGGCACGGAACAAGGCCCCCTTGGCCCCAATAAGGTTCCCACGCGCGTGCAGCGTGTGGTGGCAGCGCCCCAGCTTGGCGACGCCGACTTTGCCGCGCTGGCAGCTGCCTGTGAAGAAAAAGGTTTTCTGTGCATCCGCGAAGGGCTGCGCAACTATCTTGCCGGTATTGACGTGGGCGTTTCCACCGCCGAACTTGGCGTTGCCGCCAGTGGCACCTGCCTGCTCAATACCGACAGTGAAGACGTGCGCCTTACGGGCATGATCTCGGAAGTTTCCGTGCTGATGCTGCGCAAGTCCACCATCTACCCCGATCTGCCCTCCATAGCCCAGTTGCTGCGCGAGCGCATGAACGAAGGTACTGCCACGTACACCACCCTGGTGACTGGCCCCAGCCGTACCGCCGACATTGAGCGCGTGGCTGCCGTGGGCGTGCATGGGCCGCTGGAACTGCATATCATTCTGCTGGAGGACTAACCCATGCATGACGCCCTCAAGAGCTCATCGGGATATCATAAGGAACTGGACGAAGCCCTGAACGACGAATTTCTGCGTCGTACCCTTGATACCTTTGCCGTGGCCTACCGCGCCAACCGCGAAGCCGTGTTCAAGGAAGTGGACGAGAAGGCGCTGATCAAACAGATCGCCGACGCCAAGGACTACGCCTGTCAGCACATGGACGAGCTGTACGCTCAGTTCAAGGCCGAGGCTGAAAAGCGCGGCGTGCACGTGCACCGTGCCGCCACAGCTGCCGAAGCCAACGACATGATCGTGCGCATCGCCAAAGAAAACAAAGTGAAAAAGGTGGTCAAGTCCAAGTCCATGACCGCCGAAGAAATCGGCCTGAACACCGCGTTGGAAGGCAATGGCCTGATCGTGGACGAAACCGACCTTGGCGAATGGATCATCCAGCTGCGCCACGAAGGTCCTTCGCACATGGTTATGCCCGCCATCCACCTTTCGCGTTATCAGGTGGCGGACGACTTCACCAAGGCCACCGGCGTCAAGCAGGATTCTGACGTGCAGCGTCTGGTCAAGGTGGCCCGCGTGCAGTTGCGCCGCAAGTTCATCGCCGCCGATATGGGCGTGAGCGGCTGTAACTTTGCAGTGGCCGAAAACGGCGCCATCTCTACCGTGACCAACGAAGGCAACGCCCGCATGGTTACGACCCTGCCGCGTGTGCATGTTGCCATTGCCGGTCTGGACAAGCTCGTTGCCAAGCTGGACGATGCCCTGGTGGCTCTTCAGGTTCTGCCCCGCAACGCCACCGCCCAGCGCCTTACCTCCTATGTCACCTGGATGTGCGGCGCAGGCCCCTGCGCAGCCAATGCCGACGACAAAAAGATCCTGCACGTTATCTTTCTTGATAACGGTCGTACCGAAATCGCCAAGGATCCCCTGTTCTCGCAGGTGTTCCGCTGTGTGCGCTGCGGCGCTTGCGCCAACGTCTGCCCTGTGTACCGCCTCGTGGGCGGCCACAAGATGGGCTACATTTACATTGGCGCCATCGGCCTGATCCTTACCTACTTCTTCCACGGCAAGGATCGTGCGCGTATTCTCAGCCAGAACTGCATGGGCTGCGAATCGTGCGCCAATGTGTGCGCTGGCGGCATTGACCTGCCGCGTCTTATCCGCGAAGTGCGCTCGCGTCTCAACGTGGAACAGGGCGCGCCCATCGAAGCCAACCTGCTTTCCGCTGTGATGAAGAACCGCAAGCTGTTCCACAAGCTGCTCAAGTTCGCCAGCTTCGCCCAGAAGCCCTTCACGCGCGGCGCGCAGTTCCAGCGCCATCTGCCTGCCGTCTTCCTTGGCAAGCACAACTTCAAGGCTCTGCCTGCCATCGCCAACAAGTCCTTCCGTGACCGTTGGCCCGAACTGGCTCCCAAGGTGCAGAACCCCACCTTCCGCGTTGCTATCTTCAGCGGTTGCGCCCAGGACTTCATCTACCCTGAAGAACTGGAAGCCTGCGTGAAGATCCTGGCCGCCAAGAACGTGGCTGTGGACTTCCCCATGGAACAGTCCTGCTGCGGCCTGCCCCTCGAAATGATGGGCCAGCGCAAAACCTCCATGGATGTGGCCAAGCAGAACATTGCCGCATTCCGTGGCGGCAACTACGACTACATCATCACGCTGTGCGCCAGCTGCGCCGGTCATCTCAAGCACCACTACCCTGAAATCCTGGATCAGGATTTCTCCACGGTGGAAGCTCAGGCCTTTGCGGCCAAGATCATCGACTTCAGCTCTTTCGTGCATGACGTGCTGGGCCTCAAGGCCGAGGACTTCAACAAGTCCGCGCAGAAGGTCACCTACCATGCCTCGTGCCACCTGTGCCGTGGCCTGGGCGTCAAAAAGGCCCCCCGCGACCTTATCGGTGATGCGGCGGAATACGTGCCTTGCGAGGAAGAAGAAGTGTGCTGCGGCTTTGGCGGCAGCTACTCTGTGAAGTTCCCCGAAATCTCCGCCCAGTTGCTGGACAAGAAGATCGCCAACATGAAGGCCACCGGCGCTGACCGCCTGGTGGTGGACTGCCCCGGCTGCGTCATGCAGATCCGTGGTGGTGCTGAAAAGCAGGGCCTCAAGATAAAGGTCGATCATATTGCCGAACTTCTGGCTGAAAATCTGAAAAAGTAATCCAACGAAACATCTTCCTGCGGGTGGAGAGCTGAGGCTCTTCATCCGCAGGAAAGTTGAGGGAAGGTTTCGGTTCTCCACTGTGGGGAGGGCCGAAACCTATTTTTTTGCCACATTGAGCGGCATTAGCAGGCGAAGCCCTGCGCCGCATTCTTTTCATCCCTTGTGGCATCGTAGATTAGCGCACAGTGCTGCGTCTGCTCATTCCCGGCGTGTTCCCATAGTGCCCAGGGCGAGGCAGCACATATGTTGAAAAGGCCGCCCAGCATTGCAGGGCGGCCTTTGCGCATTGAGCGGTCTGGTGGATATGTCTGGATAATCCTTTGTGGAATACTGTTTCGCTAATGGCTGCGCTGCTTAGCTGGAAGTTGCTTCCAGTACCAGTTGCTCACGAGCGTATCGTCACGTGACGCCCACTCACCGCACGATTCAAAATAGTCCAGCACGCTCTGTTCCCTGAGGCTGAGCTCAAGGCCTGGACGTGCCATCTGGCGCATGCGGATGAAGATCACCAGACATTCAAAGAGCGAAAAAAGATCGTCAGTCTCCAGGGCATCCTGCTTCAGGTATTTTGTAAATTCCTGATAAAAGGGGTTGTGCTCGTCAACTATGGCATCATAGTCCGTGCTGAATTCCTTGAGTGACATGAAGCCAGAACGAAAGTGCTTTTCGAATGGGCACTCATGATCCTGTCCTGCTTTGGCACAGAGGCGCTGCATAAGTTCCAAATGATCTGAAAGCGGCATAGCTTGTCTCCTGAGACAAAATGTTCTGCTTAAAGATAGTTTATCTTCTATAAACATTCAAATCAAGCAGGCGAAAAAAAAGCCCGCTCTTGTACCGGGCGGGCAGTCGCAAAAACAATTTTAAAAAACAGCGTTTGAAGCTAAAATTATTTAACTTGTTTGCTCAATGGGCTGTTTGAACAATAAAAAAGTTTTTTTGATTTTTTTGTTAAAAGTAAAAATTGTTTTTTGCAATTAGGCTAACGCTGGTTGCGCCGTGGTTGCAGATACTGCGGCTGAAAAAGCAGGCGATACTGCTTCACAGTGGACAACCGCTGGG
This region includes:
- a CDS encoding lactate utilization protein yields the protein MTHQELVEAFSAKAAAVTAVVQEVPNMAAALQYVVDVCANKAPAELLADEPGTEQGPLGPNKVPTRVQRVVAAPQLGDADFAALAAACEEKGFLCIREGLRNYLAGIDVGVSTAELGVAASGTCLLNTDSEDVRLTGMISEVSVLMLRKSTIYPDLPSIAQLLRERMNEGTATYTTLVTGPSRTADIERVAAVGVHGPLELHIILLED
- the ldhH gene encoding L-lactate dehydrogenase (quinone) large subunit LdhH, which translates into the protein MHDALKSSSGYHKELDEALNDEFLRRTLDTFAVAYRANREAVFKEVDEKALIKQIADAKDYACQHMDELYAQFKAEAEKRGVHVHRAATAAEANDMIVRIAKENKVKKVVKSKSMTAEEIGLNTALEGNGLIVDETDLGEWIIQLRHEGPSHMVMPAIHLSRYQVADDFTKATGVKQDSDVQRLVKVARVQLRRKFIAADMGVSGCNFAVAENGAISTVTNEGNARMVTTLPRVHVAIAGLDKLVAKLDDALVALQVLPRNATAQRLTSYVTWMCGAGPCAANADDKKILHVIFLDNGRTEIAKDPLFSQVFRCVRCGACANVCPVYRLVGGHKMGYIYIGAIGLILTYFFHGKDRARILSQNCMGCESCANVCAGGIDLPRLIREVRSRLNVEQGAPIEANLLSAVMKNRKLFHKLLKFASFAQKPFTRGAQFQRHLPAVFLGKHNFKALPAIANKSFRDRWPELAPKVQNPTFRVAIFSGCAQDFIYPEELEACVKILAAKNVAVDFPMEQSCCGLPLEMMGQRKTSMDVAKQNIAAFRGGNYDYIITLCASCAGHLKHHYPEILDQDFSTVEAQAFAAKIIDFSSFVHDVLGLKAEDFNKSAQKVTYHASCHLCRGLGVKKAPRDLIGDAAEYVPCEEEEVCCGFGGSYSVKFPEISAQLLDKKIANMKATGADRLVVDCPGCVMQIRGGAEKQGLKIKVDHIAELLAENLKK